In Nerophis ophidion isolate RoL-2023_Sa linkage group LG03, RoL_Noph_v1.0, whole genome shotgun sequence, the following are encoded in one genomic region:
- the si:dkeyp-59c12.1 gene encoding ras-related and estrogen-regulated growth inhibitor-like protein, with protein MELRGLTYPVSMETNIVVMGTESVGKSALTVRLLTRRFIGEYGDIESIYTHRFMVDGRETVVNIWDSPYSETPLFERKVRWADGFVLAYSICDRASFTAVTRLLHAIKSSRGCPHGDRAPVVVVVGNKRDLHHRRTVLSEEGRLLALDAGCLFYEVSAAEDYHGVLAVFHSLLTGVKDAKLSAKRPCTGLKGIVKSVSAVFARRRTDSI; from the exons ATGGAGCTGAGAGGACTCACATATCCAGTCAGCATGGAAACCAACATTGTCGTGATGGGCACAGAGAGTGTGGGAAAGTCAG CTCTTACAGTTCGCCTGTTGACAAGGAGATTCATAGGAGAGTATGGAGACATTG AATCCATCTACACTCACAGATTCATGGTGGACGGGAGGGAAACTGTTGTCAATATTTGGGATTCGCCTTATTCTGAG ACGCCGCTCTTTGAGAGAAAAGTCCGTTGGGCCGACGGCTTCGTCCTCGCCTACAGCATCTGCGACCGCGCCAGCTTCACCGCCGTCACCCGCCTGCTCCACGCCATCAAATCCTCCAGAGGATGCCCGCACGGCGACAGGGCGCCCGTCGTGGTCGTCGTGGGCAACAAGCGTGACCTCCACCACCGGCGGACTGTGCTGAGCGAGGAGGGCCGCCTCCTGGCCCTGGACGCTGGCTGCCTCTTCTATGAGGTGTCGGCGGCAGAGGACTACCACGGCGTGCTGGCGGTCTTCCACAGCCTGCTGACTGGGGTGAAGGACGCCAAGTTGAGCGCCAAGAGGCCGTGTACGGGCCTCAAGGGCATCGTGAAGAGCGTGTCTGCCGTGTTCGCCAGACGACGGACTGACTCCATTTAA